The nucleotide sequence GGCCCGGAAGTGGTTTTTGAGCGCCTCCACCTCGGCTTGGAAGTTGGGGCCTTCGAAGGCGGCGGCGACCTTTTCCAGTTGGTCGGGGATGGCGATCTGCTGGGGACACTTCTCCAGACACTCGCCGCAGGCCACGCACTGGGAGGCGTAGCTCTGCTCGCCGTTTGAGGTCACGCCGCTGCCAAAGGCGGTGTACATCATCTTGGCCCCGGAGTTCTCGCCAAACATGTGCAGCTGATTAAAGAAGTTGAAGCAGTTCGGAATGTTGACGCCCATTGGGCAGGGCAGGCAGTAGGCGCAGCCAGTGCAGCCCACCGGCATGAGTTCTTGGTATTTGCGGGCCACCCGGTCCACCAGTTCCAGCTCGGCCGGGGTCAGGGAGCCGGGGGCGGCCACGGCGGCCACGGCCAGGTTCTGGGCGATATGGGCCTCGACGTTCATGCCCGAGAGCACCACCGTCACCTCGGGATGGTTCCAGATCCAGCGCAGCGCCCATTCCACCGGCGTGCGCTTGGTCGCGGCCTCGTCCCACAGGGCGGCCACGGCCGGCGGCGCTTCGGGCAGGGCCAGGGTGCCGCCGCGCAGCGGCTCCATGATGATCACGCCCAGGCCCTTGGAGGCCGCGTACTCCAGGCCCGCCGTGCCGGCCTGGTACTCTTGGTCCAGGAAGTTGTACTGGATCTGGCAGAAGACCCAGTCGTAGCCGTCCACGATGCGGGCGAAATCCTTGCCCTCGCCGTGGAAGGAAAACCCGGCGTTGACGATGCGGCCGTCGGCCTTGGCCGCGTCCAGGAACTCCCGCACGCCAAGGGCGACCAGTTCGTCCCAGGACGAGCCTTTGAGGGTGTGCAGCAGATAGTAATCGATGTGGTCCGTGCCCAGGCGCTCCAGCTGGGCGTTTAAGTACCGGTCCATGTCCTCCCGGGATTGGACGAGCCAGGAGGGCAGCTTTGTGGCCACCTTGACGCGCTGCCGGTAGCCGTCTTTGAGGGCCTTGCCGAGCAGGGGTTCGCTTGCGCCGCCGTGGTAGGGCCAGGCCGTGTCCACGTAGTTGACGCCCTGGTCGATGGCGCTGCGGATCTGGTCGATGGCTCGGGGTTCGTCGATGACGCCGTCCACGGTCGGCATCCGCATGCAGCCGAAACCAAGAATGGACAGTTCGTCGCCGGTCTTGGGCATTTTTCTGTAGAGCATTGTTTCTCTCCTCGTCGCGGGCGGTTGGCCCCGGATGGTTGCCGCGTTTGTCGGCATGGTGCGACGAGAGGCACCTTATCCGAGGGCAGCGGGCCGATGAACGTCCATTCCTGCTGAAAAATTGCCTGATCCTCGCACGGGTGGGCGTCGCCCTCTTCCGTCGCTTCCGTCGTGCCGTCTTAGTCGCCGGCCAGCCGGCGCAGGCTTTTGATGTCGCGAAGCGGCGGCGCGCCGAAAAGCCGGCTGTATTCCCGGTTGAACTGGGAATGGCTCTCGTAGCCAACAGCAAAGGCCGCGCCGGCGGCGTCGATGCCCCCGGCCAAGAGCAGCCGCCGGGCCTCGTGCAGGCGCAGCCACTTCTGGTACTGCAGCGGACTCATGGCCGTCAGTTCCCGGAAATGGCGGTGGAAGGTCGAAACGCTCATGCGCGCCTGTTCGGCCACCTCCTCAACCCGCAGGGCTTCCTTGAAATGGCCCTTGAGCCAGTCGATGGCCACGGCGATCTGGCTGCCGCGCGAGCCGGCCGCCGCGATCTGGCGCAGACGCGCCCCCTGGTCGCCGGTCAGGAGCCGGAAAAGGATCTCGCGGTACACCAGCGGGGCCAGCGCCGGGATGCTCTCGGGTTCGTCCAAAAGCGCCACCAGCCGTTGCAGGGCGTCCAGAAGCGGCAGGGTGACCCGGCCCACGGCCATGGCCCGGTTGGTCTGCCGCTCGGGCAGGGGCGGCGGCTTGCTGTCCACCACCGTCTGGGCCACTTCGCGCTGATCAAGGCGCAGCACCAGGCCGAGATAGGGCGTCTCGGGACTGGCCTCGACGATCTGGGACATCACCGGCAAGTCCACCGAGGTGATGAGATAGTTGTACGGATCGTACTGGTAGACGTCCTCGCCCAGGTACACCCGCTTGGCCCCCTGGACGATGCAGCACAGGCTCGGCTCGTGCACGTAGCAGGTCTGGGCCGTGGGCTCGCCGCGCCGCACCAGGGTCAGGGCCGGGATGGCCGTGTCCAGCACGTCGCAAACGGCGGTGCGCCGGGCGATGCTTTCGGCCAGCCCCTCGCGGGCGACCTTGATGTCTTCGGGTTCGACCCGGCGGGAAGCGCCCTGATCGGTCATTGGACACCGTCCTTGCTGTTTTGGCCAAGGTTACCCGGGTCCGGCCCGGCGGCAAGGCTGTTTGATCGTTTTTGCGAGGATTAGGCAAGAAAGCGGCACGATCAAACAATGCGTTTTCTTCTTTTTCGGTCTGGCGCTTCGCTGTCCCGGCGCGGACCGGACTGTTTCTTGGCCGTGGGCAAGGGAGGAGCGCCAGAGTTTTGTTGACAATGACAATCGTAATCAATTATGGCTCCCCAAGCCTGGAACGGACGCTTTGCGGGACAAGGCCGACGAATCGACAGGTCGCGGGAGTGGGGCGGACAATGGCGAGTCAGGACGACGAAAGTTTGCGCGAGGCGCGGGCCAGACTGGAGCAGGCCGGGGACGACCCGGCCGAGGCTTTGGCCCTGGCCGCCGATTTTCTGCTTTTGGCCGAGCGCATGGCCGGCAAGGCCGAGAAGCTGGCCCGCATCGGCGACCGCACCCAGGCCCGCATGGTGGACCTCAACCGCCGCCTGCGCCAGCAGGAAGAGCGCTACCGGGGCATTTTCGAGAATTCCACCGAAGGCATCTTTTTGGCCGACGCCGAGGGCGCGCTCATGGCCGTCAATCCTGCCCTGGTCGGCCTGTTGCGACCGGGCGAGGTGGCCGACGATCCGGCCACAGCCACGCCGGCCCTGGCCGGTGACGTCCAATCCTTGTTCCATGATCCGACCGACTATCAGGCCTTTGCCCAAAAACTGGCGGCAAGGGGCCAGGTGCGGCGCATGGAGGCCCGGCTGGCCACCCCGCGCGGGCCGGTCTGGTGTCTGGTGGGCGCGGCCCTGGTCGAGCCCGACGGCCATGTGGTCGGCATGACCCAGGACATCTCGGCCCGAAAGGCCCTGGAAGAGGAGCTATTGCGCCTGGCCGCCTCGGACCCGCTGACCGGCCTGGCCAACCGCCGGGGCTTTTTCGAGGGCGCGGCCCGGATGCTCGGCATGGCCCGGCGCTGCGGCACGCCGCTGTCCATGATCATGCTCGACATCGACCATTTCAAGGCCGTCAACGACGCCTATGGCCACGACGCCGGGGACGCCGTGCTGCGGGCCGTGGCCGGAAGGTTGCGCGAAAGCCTTCGTGTGTCCGATCTGGCCGGCCGGGTGGGCGGCGAGGAGTTCGCCGTCCTGTGCCCGGGCACGGACCTGGCCGGCGGCGTCGAACTGGCCGAGCGCCTGCGTCTGGCCTTGGAGGACATGGTAGTGACGGCCGATTGCCGCGCCGTCAAGGTGACGGCCAGTTTTGGCGTGGCCCAGTGCCGCGATGATCGTGACGCCGCGCCAAGCGCCTGCCTGACCCGGGCCGACCGGGCGCTGTACGCCGCCAAGCGCGGCGGCCGCAACCGGGTTTGCCTGGAGTCCGACGGTTCCCTTGGCCCCGGGGCCGTGTGATGCTTCTCTCAAAACATGACGCAGGCATGTTTTCAGGATGTCGCAAAATCTGGCGGTGTTGTTTGTTGTGGTGGTGGCCTTGGCATACGTAAAGCCGGTATACGGCGCTTGGGCCGTCCCGTGCGGTGAGACGGAGTGCGACAACCTGTGGCCGGAGCCTTGCGGCGCGAAAATCCTCAAAGCCGTCGCAATGTTGCCATTTAATGATATTGACATCAATTTTCAATTTCAATAAAGAGGCTCAGGCAAAGGGGTGATCCAGAACACTGGAAGGCCGCAACGGCAAGGAGGCCATGGTGCGCAGATTCATTCGAAAATGGCGGGGCGGGGAGGCCGGGGAAGGCGTCATGAAAGCGGGCCTGGGCACGCCGGCCAAGCTTGGTCTGATCCTCTTTCCTTTCGTGGTTGTCGCTCCCTTGGGCCTCATG is from Solidesulfovibrio magneticus RS-1 and encodes:
- a CDS encoding GGDEF domain-containing protein; protein product: MASQDDESLREARARLEQAGDDPAEALALAADFLLLAERMAGKAEKLARIGDRTQARMVDLNRRLRQQEERYRGIFENSTEGIFLADAEGALMAVNPALVGLLRPGEVADDPATATPALAGDVQSLFHDPTDYQAFAQKLAARGQVRRMEARLATPRGPVWCLVGAALVEPDGHVVGMTQDISARKALEEELLRLAASDPLTGLANRRGFFEGAARMLGMARRCGTPLSMIMLDIDHFKAVNDAYGHDAGDAVLRAVAGRLRESLRVSDLAGRVGGEEFAVLCPGTDLAGGVELAERLRLALEDMVVTADCRAVKVTASFGVAQCRDDRDAAPSACLTRADRALYAAKRGGRNRVCLESDGSLGPGAV
- a CDS encoding AraC family transcriptional regulator; this translates as MTDQGASRRVEPEDIKVAREGLAESIARRTAVCDVLDTAIPALTLVRRGEPTAQTCYVHEPSLCCIVQGAKRVYLGEDVYQYDPYNYLITSVDLPVMSQIVEASPETPYLGLVLRLDQREVAQTVVDSKPPPLPERQTNRAMAVGRVTLPLLDALQRLVALLDEPESIPALAPLVYREILFRLLTGDQGARLRQIAAAGSRGSQIAVAIDWLKGHFKEALRVEEVAEQARMSVSTFHRHFRELTAMSPLQYQKWLRLHEARRLLLAGGIDAAGAAFAVGYESHSQFNREYSRLFGAPPLRDIKSLRRLAGD
- a CDS encoding aldo/keto reductase, producing the protein MLYRKMPKTGDELSILGFGCMRMPTVDGVIDEPRAIDQIRSAIDQGVNYVDTAWPYHGGASEPLLGKALKDGYRQRVKVATKLPSWLVQSREDMDRYLNAQLERLGTDHIDYYLLHTLKGSSWDELVALGVREFLDAAKADGRIVNAGFSFHGEGKDFARIVDGYDWVFCQIQYNFLDQEYQAGTAGLEYAASKGLGVIIMEPLRGGTLALPEAPPAVAALWDEAATKRTPVEWALRWIWNHPEVTVVLSGMNVEAHIAQNLAVAAVAAPGSLTPAELELVDRVARKYQELMPVGCTGCAYCLPCPMGVNIPNCFNFFNQLHMFGENSGAKMMYTAFGSGVTSNGEQSYASQCVACGECLEKCPQQIAIPDQLEKVAAAFEGPNFQAEVEALKNHFRAGLD